The window TTGGTTTCTCGCCTCTGGCCACTGTTGATCCCTCGGGCCACCATATCCTCAAGCCCAGCCTTGGCCTACTCCCAGCCCCAACTCATGCCAATATCCCAATTCTCTTTAGCTGCCTCCTCATAGCCTCCTTCACCTCCATGTTGCGCAAGCTGTAGATGAAGGGGTTGAGGAAGGGCGTGAGCACTGAGTAGACCACTGCCAGGGCCTGGTCATAGTCCAGTGAGTAGCTCTTCTTCAGCCGCACATACATGAAGAGGATGCTTCCACAGAAGATGAGAACCACAGTGAGGTGGGAGGCACACGTGGAGAAGGCCTTCCTCTTGCCGGCAGCTGAGGGAATTCTGAGCACTGTGCAGATGATCTGCACGTAGGAGCAGAGGATCAGCAGGAAGGTGGCTAGGATCTTGCAGGAATTTATAACAAAATCTACCAGGACATTTATAGACGTATCAGTGCAAGGCAAACTCAGCACAGGAGGGAAGTCACAAAAGATGTGCTGAATGCGATTGGGGCCACAAAATGGGAGGCGTGAAATCAAGGAAATTTCAACTACTGGCCCAGCCAAGCCTCCCAACCAACAGCCAATGGCAATCTCTGCACAGAGTGTTGGGGTCATGAGGGTTGGGTAGTGGAGGGGCCGGCAGATGGCTAAATACCTATCGTAGGCCATAGCTGTCAGGAGATAGCACTCAGTTGCTCCAAGAGAGTGAAAGAAATAGATCTGCAGGAGACACCCAGAGAAGGAAATGGTCTTTTTCTCACTGAGCAAATTTGCCAGCATTTTAGGGATGGTGGCAGCTGTATAGCCAAGCTCTGAGAAGGACAGAATGCTGACAAAGTGGTACATGGGTGTGTGAAGCCGGGAGTCCAGGCAGACCACCAGGAATATCAGCAGGTTTCCCAACACAGTCGTGAGGTAAATGAGAAGcaacaagagaaagagataaatgtGGACACCCTGGAGAAGGGGGAAGCCCAGGATGACGAATTCTGTTACCTGGCTCCTGTTCCCTGTGTCCATTGTTCATCATTCATGTCCCTAGATGTGAAGTGTGGAAGGATAGGAAAGAAAATTGAACTGTAGAGGTTCTAACAAGAAGGCAACCCTCAAATTTCTATTGCCCTCCCTTCACTCACCTCCAGAGTAAATCCCTCTCAGTAAATGCTTTGAGAGGTCAACATTTCAATTCCATTTCTCCCTGCCCTTCCTGTCAACAGCCTCCTTCAAACTATTCACCTTTATGTTTAGTCTTCCCTGATTAACACAGCTCATTTTTGGCCTTCCTAATCCATCCTGTAACCCAGTTGACTTTCTCAATAGaatctatatacattttagaaatttaagTATTTCTAATCCAAGGTATATATTAACATTTATACATATTGTTCGTCTAAGGTACAAATCATCATTTATACTGATAATATATTGATACTGTACTGgaccaaatatatataatttgaatattattttctgatttctcattttaatttgttttcttcttcaactTTCTGGCTACCAAAGAATCAATTGTTTTCCCTTCTGCTCCCTCCTATTCCTTTATGAGAACTCAGTTCTGCTAGCATCTTTCAGGGGCATGTAGGTCTGAATTTAGGCCTCTTTTGGACACCGGTGAGAGCTCCAGCCAAAAATAAGAAGGTTGGAGTAAATAAAAAAGCCAAAGAAAGACAGGAGGCAAATCTATCTTTCTGCATTTCAACTTCAGACTGTGGCCACTTCATCACCATGCCCCACCCTTTTAATGTCACAGTGCCCATGGTCagtgtttaatctttttttttctcttctatataAACTCAACTCCTCTGCTAATACCATCCAATACCAGAGCTTTAAACACTATAAATTTGTTGAAGACATCTAAATCCATATCTCAGGCAATATTTTTCTCCCCTACTCCAGACTCATATATTTCACTGCCTACTCACATCTCCTCTTCGGAGTCTAAGAGCCGAATCTCAAACTGAACTCCTGGGGGCTCTACCCCTAGTCTTCCCCATCACAAATGATGGCAATTGCAATCTTCTAACTGACAAGCTAAACTCCAGCAGTCAACCTTGTTTCTATCTTTCTCTCATATACCCAGGAACTGATTATGTTTTACCACCTCGGTCCAAGTCACTTTTATCTCACCTCTCTTACTGTAATTGACTCCTAACAGATCTCCCTACTTGCATTTGTCCGCTTGTAGCCTCATCTCAACATACCAGAGTGATCCTGTTACATTCTAAATTAGGTTTCTGCGTTTCCACTGATCAAATGTGTTTAGTGACATGTCATTTAACAACCTTTGCTGTAGTTGTTTCCTTGTTCTAGTATCTCTTTCACCACTTGGATAGCTCTTTCATTTATATCATCTTTGCTCAAATTTTACCAGCTCAACTACCTGGGCCACCCTATATAACTGCAGTCTGCCTCCATCCTTACATCTATATTCTGTACTGCTATTGCCTTTCTCTacctaatttttaactttttttccagAGGACTTATGATGTTCTAACCTGtaaaatatacttatttcttATTCCTATTGTTTATTGGTTCTCTCCTCTTTGAGAGTGTTAAGTTCCTTAagggcaaacatttttttcttttctattttgtttactggTGTATGTCAAGTGCCTAGAGCCATGTCTGAAATATAGTtacaactcaataaatatttatgtaattaatATGCAAATCTATTAAGATAACTGCTAATTTGCATATGCAATAGGAGTTACGAGCCATGGGCTGGATATGGAGATAAATCAGGAAAATTTCATAGaacacataatttattttattatttttggagacagcgtctcactctatcacccaggctggggtgcagtggcaggatctctgctcactgtagccttgacttcccgggttcaagcaatcctcccgcctccgccccgcaagtagctgggactacaagcatgcaccaccacgcctggctaatttttgtgtttttggtagagagggagtttagccatgttgctcaggctggtcttgaactcctgggctcaagtgatccacctgctttggcctctaaaagtgctgggattacaggcataagccaccgtgccttgccagaagatataatttttatttgaagtgaagaaaatgtcagaattttttagatggaaaaatgaaaaaaaaaaagtatttgaaacaaAAGGGAGTGCTTGTACAAAGGCAGAGTTATGAAAGACACCGAGTCTTCTCTTTCTGCCTTCCCGTCTTCTTATCACTTCTTCCCTCTCCAGGATCCTGAAATTCATCCAAACTAACTTTCTTTACTCTGATTTTTCTTGGCATTTTTCTAAACCTAGGGAGCATGTCCATCCCATATACAAAAGCCTTTCTCAATCCAAGACTTAATATAGGATGTTTCTCTACTAAGATTCCAGAGACCTACTTCTGGGCCAAACTTTTATATGCGTGATTTTGCTTCAGCATAATTACTTTATTGTCCAAAATTTCTTTGTCTTAGTTTTTCTCACTGCATATCCATGCCTATCCACTGCCCAATTCTGCCTTCTGTTTCCTTCAAGTCTTGGATGCATACCTGCCTTCTATAAAGGATTATCCCTAAATTTCTACTTCTTCTCAGACCCTTATTTTCTAGATGTTCTATATTCCTTCCCTTCTAAACATAAATAAAAGGTTCTATTCTAGAGCTGCGTCTTTCCTTCTCTGGCCTCCAGTCCCACTCACAGATGAGTTGTCTGGACTCTGAGCCCTTAACTAAATTTTCAGATCTACATGGATGGCTGGTCAGAAGATTGAATATGAGAAGCCAGTACCTTGTCCTCTCCTTTCTCAGAAGGTAAAGTTTCCACATAACTTCAAAGACTTATTATCACACTATACATTGTGTCATCACTCATTAATGACCTGCTGTTGTTCACTCCCTCCATACTCCGCCTAAGCAATCAGCCATCAGGATCAGATCAAGTATTATTTGCCACGGAAAACTAGCACCCCCAACTCCCTCATCTTCCAAGCACACAATTCTCAGAGGTTTGGaccatttccttctcttcttcacaCCTCCTTTAAGATGGCAAAAAATACTGATGGTTTTccctttataaaaaatttattttattatttctaattatgaTTGTAACTTCTAGTACTGATAAACCTTAAGTTAGTGTTGAGAAAAGCTTTAGAAACTATCACTTTCCAGTGGCCCCCGTAATT of the Symphalangus syndactylus isolate Jambi chromosome 12, NHGRI_mSymSyn1-v2.1_pri, whole genome shotgun sequence genome contains:
- the LOC134734759 gene encoding olfactory receptor 6N1 — its product is MDTGNRSQVTEFVILGFPLLQGVHIYLFLLLLLIYLTTVLGNLLIFLVVCLDSRLHTPMYHFVSILSFSELGYTAATIPKMLANLLSEKKTISFSGCLLQIYFFHSLGATECYLLTAMAYDRYLAICRPLHYPTLMTPTLCAEIAIGCWLGGLAGPVVEISLISRLPFCGPNRIQHIFCDFPPVLSLPCTDTSINVLVDFVINSCKILATFLLILCSYVQIICTVLRIPSAAGKRKAFSTCASHLTVVLIFCGSILFMYVRLKKSYSLDYDQALAVVYSVLTPFLNPFIYSLRNMEVKEAMRRQLKRIGILA